The Couchioplanes caeruleus nucleotide sequence GTGACGATCGGCAGCACCATGATCGCCAGGACCAGGCTGCCCAGCAGGATCGACCGGCCGAACGGCCCGTCCCCGCCGAAGATCGGCAGCCACCCGAAGTACTCGTTGAGCCAGACCGAGAAGCTCTTCACCGGCTGGGAGAAGACGTCGCGGCCCCACAGGCCGAAGACCACGCTGGGTACGGCCGCGAGCAGGTCGATGACGAAGCCGAGCGGCGTGGCCAGCCGCTTCGGCGCGTAGTGGGACAGGAAGAGCGCGATGCCCAGGGCGATGGGTACCGCGACGATCAGCGCGATGACCGAGGTCAGGAGGGTGCCGAAGGCGAGGGCGGCGATGCCGAACCGCGGCTGTGTCTCGTTCGGGAACCAGGCCTTGTAGGTCAGGAAGTTCTCGGTGTTCGCGTTCAGCGCGGGCACTGCCTTCGAGATCAGGAAGATCGCGATGGCCACGATGATGACGAGCACCATCGCGCCGGCCGCTGTGCTGAGCCCGCGGAAGCCGGTCTCCATGGAGAACCGGGCCTTCGTGGGCAGCGCGCCCCCGCCGCCGAGCGGCGGGCGGGTACCGAGGCGGTCATCGGGAGGGATCGGCGACACGCCGTTGCCGGCGGACCCGGTGTGACGTGCTGTCACACCCGGTCCACCGGCGCTGGTGCTCGCCGAGCGGGAGGGATAGTCGCCCATTCGCTCGCTCGCTGTCGTCTAGAAGGGGGGATCGTGCGGTCGGGTACGCCGCGTCAGGAGATCTTCGCGACCGAGGCCGCGACCTTGCTCCGGACCGACTCGGGCAGCGGGGCGTAGCCCAGCTCGCCCAGCGCCGACTGGCCGCCGGTGCTCGAGGTGTAGGTCAGGAAACCCTTGATCGCCGCGGCCTTCGCGCTGCCCTTGCTGCAGGCGATCTCGTACGTGACCAGAACGATCGGGTACGCGCCGGCCTCGGTGGTGGCGTAGTCGATGTCGAGCGCGACGTCGTCGCCGGCGCCCTTGACCTTGGCGCCCGCGATGGTCTTGCCGGCGCTCTCGCCGGTCAGCTCGGTGAACTCACCCGCGCCGTTCTTGATCTTCGCCTTCTTGAGGTCGCTGTTCTCGGCGAAGGAGAGCTCGACGTAGGCGATCGTGCCGGCGGTGCTCTTCACCAGGGAGGCGACGCCGTCGGACTTGTTGGCGCCGGTGCCGCCCGGGGCCTTCCACGCCTTGGCGTGGTCGTACGACCAGTCGCTGGCGGCGGTCTTGCTCAGGTACTTGGTGAAGTTGTCGGTCGTGCCGGACTCGTCCGAGCGGTGCACGGCCTGGATCGCGGCGTCCGGCAGCTTCGCGCCCGAGTTCTCGGCGGCGATGGCCGGGTCGTTCCACTTCTTGATCTTGCCCGAGAAGATCTTCGCCAGCGTCGGGGCGGAGAACTGGAGGTTGTCCGCGCCGTCGACGTTGTAGACGATC carries:
- the pstC gene encoding phosphate ABC transporter permease subunit PstC, giving the protein MGDYPSRSASTSAGGPGVTARHTGSAGNGVSPIPPDDRLGTRPPLGGGGALPTKARFSMETGFRGLSTAAGAMVLVIIVAIAIFLISKAVPALNANTENFLTYKAWFPNETQPRFGIAALAFGTLLTSVIALIVAVPIALGIALFLSHYAPKRLATPLGFVIDLLAAVPSVVFGLWGRDVFSQPVKSFSVWLNEYFGWLPIFGGDGPFGRSILLGSLVLAIMVLPIVTSLSREVFQQTPGMNEEAALALGATKWEMIRTAVLPYGKPGVLAAVMLGLGRALGETIALALTLGTTFVISFNLIQSGGNSIAANIANTFGEANATGRGALIASGLLLFAITLVVNMAARAIIYRRREFRDSAA
- the pstS gene encoding phosphate ABC transporter substrate-binding protein PstS, with the protein product MKLQRYYVAGIAMTAAFALTACGSDNTDSPAAGGASAASGSCATGQLTAQGSSAQKNVMDEWIKTYQGQCSGAQIGYESTGSGAGIQAFIAGTADFVGSDSALKEEEQPQANAKCPGGQALNLPMVVGPIAIVYNVDGADNLQFSAPTLAKIFSGKIKKWNDPAIAAENSGAKLPDAAIQAVHRSDESGTTDNFTKYLSKTAASDWSYDHAKAWKAPGGTGANKSDGVASLVKSTAGTIAYVELSFAENSDLKKAKIKNGAGEFTELTGESAGKTIAGAKVKGAGDDVALDIDYATTEAGAYPIVLVTYEIACSKGSAKAAAIKGFLTYTSSTGGQSALGELGYAPLPESVRSKVAASVAKIS